Proteins found in one Streptococcus criceti HS-6 genomic segment:
- the trxB gene encoding thioredoxin-disulfide reductase, with translation MIYDTLVIGSGPGGMTAALYAGRSNLNVGLIEQGAPGGQMNNTSDIENYPGFETISGPDLSMKMYEPLEKFGVENIYGIVERVEDHGDFKRVIAGDDHYDAKTIILATGAKHRLVGVPGEQEYNSRGVSYCAVCDGAFFRNQDLLVIGGGDSAVEEGIYLTQFADKVTIVHRRDELRAQKILQDRAFANDKIDFIWDSVVEEIKGDDVKVRSVDIKNVKTGEVTNHEFGGVFVYVGLDPVSSMISDLGITDQAGWVITDEKMRTNRSGIFAIGDIRQKDLRQIATAVGDGAIAGQEVYNYITEQA, from the coding sequence ATGATTTATGATACATTGGTGATTGGCTCTGGTCCTGGTGGGATGACTGCTGCTCTCTATGCTGGTCGTTCTAATCTCAACGTTGGCTTGATTGAGCAAGGGGCACCCGGCGGCCAGATGAACAATACTTCAGATATTGAAAATTATCCAGGTTTTGAGACCATTTCTGGTCCAGATCTGTCTATGAAAATGTATGAACCCTTGGAAAAATTTGGCGTTGAAAATATTTACGGCATTGTTGAGAGGGTTGAAGATCATGGTGATTTCAAGCGGGTGATTGCTGGCGATGATCACTATGACGCCAAAACTATTATTTTAGCAACGGGTGCCAAACACCGTTTGGTGGGTGTTCCCGGCGAGCAAGAGTACAACAGTCGTGGTGTTTCCTACTGTGCGGTCTGCGACGGGGCTTTTTTCCGCAATCAAGATCTCTTGGTCATCGGTGGTGGCGACTCAGCGGTTGAAGAAGGAATCTACTTGACCCAGTTTGCTGATAAGGTGACTATTGTTCACCGCCGTGATGAATTGCGAGCGCAAAAAATTTTGCAGGATCGAGCTTTTGCTAATGATAAGATTGACTTCATCTGGGATTCTGTGGTTGAGGAAATCAAGGGTGATGATGTTAAGGTTCGCTCGGTTGACATCAAGAATGTTAAGACTGGGGAAGTGACTAACCATGAATTTGGCGGTGTTTTTGTTTATGTTGGTCTAGATCCAGTGTCCAGCATGATCAGTGATCTTGGGATTACCGATCAAGCAGGCTGGGTTATTACCGATGAGAAAATGAGGACTAACCGCTCAGGTATTTTTGCGATTGGTGATATTCGCCAGAAGGACCTGCGGCAGATTGCAACAGCTGTTGGCGATGGTGCTATTGCCGGTCAAGAAGTCTATAATTATATTACTGAGCAGGCTTAG
- a CDS encoding DEAD/DEAH box helicase gives MTFKDYNFKAYINQALDQMNFKEPTSVQAKLIPVVRSGRDLVGESKTGSGKTHTFLLPIFEKLEAGVKQVQAVITAPSRELATQIYKAAKQMADQADSEIRLVNYVGGTDKRRQVDKLKAGQPQIVIGTPGRIYDLIKSGHLDIHKASTFVVDEADMTMDMGFLDTVDKIAASLPKDVQFLVFSATIPQKLQPFLKKYLTDPVIEKIKTQTVIADTIDNWLISTKGRDKNSQILEILPHLQPYLAMIFVNTKERADELHNFLVANGLKVAKIHGGVPPRERKRIMNQIKRLDFEYIVATDLAARGIDIEGVSHVINDAIPQDLSFFVHRVGRTGRNGLSGTAITLYQPSDDTDIRELEKMGISFVPKVFKNGEFQDTYDRDRRANREKSYQKLDTEMIGLVKKKKKKIKPGYKKKIQWKVDEKRKRERRAQVRAKGRASRKAKKQNF, from the coding sequence ATGACTTTTAAAGATTATAATTTCAAGGCCTATATCAATCAGGCTTTGGACCAAATGAATTTTAAGGAACCCACTTCGGTTCAGGCTAAATTGATTCCAGTGGTTCGATCTGGCCGTGACTTGGTTGGTGAATCTAAGACGGGCTCGGGCAAGACCCACACCTTTTTATTGCCAATTTTTGAAAAGCTAGAAGCAGGAGTCAAGCAGGTTCAGGCCGTGATTACAGCTCCCAGCCGAGAACTGGCAACCCAGATTTATAAGGCGGCTAAACAGATGGCTGACCAAGCTGATAGCGAGATTCGGCTGGTTAATTATGTTGGGGGAACGGATAAGCGGCGACAGGTGGACAAATTGAAGGCTGGGCAGCCTCAGATTGTCATTGGAACGCCTGGCCGGATCTATGATTTGATAAAATCAGGTCATTTGGATATTCATAAGGCCTCCACTTTTGTCGTTGATGAAGCTGATATGACCATGGACATGGGCTTCTTGGACACAGTTGATAAGATAGCTGCCAGTCTGCCTAAGGATGTGCAATTCCTAGTCTTCTCGGCTACCATTCCACAGAAGCTTCAGCCCTTCTTGAAGAAGTATCTGACAGATCCTGTTATTGAAAAAATTAAAACTCAGACAGTGATTGCTGATACCATTGATAATTGGCTGATTTCAACTAAGGGTCGCGATAAGAATAGTCAGATTTTGGAAATCTTGCCCCATCTTCAGCCCTATTTGGCTATGATTTTTGTCAATACGAAGGAGCGGGCGGACGAGCTTCACAACTTTTTGGTAGCCAATGGTCTCAAGGTAGCCAAGATTCACGGTGGTGTTCCGCCAAGGGAGCGCAAGCGAATCATGAACCAGATTAAACGGTTGGATTTCGAGTATATCGTAGCGACCGATCTTGCGGCTCGGGGGATTGATATTGAAGGGGTCAGCCATGTCATCAATGATGCCATTCCTCAGGATCTATCTTTCTTTGTCCATCGGGTCGGCCGTACAGGGCGAAATGGTCTATCTGGCACGGCTATCACTCTCTACCAACCTAGTGATGACACCGATATTCGTGAATTGGAAAAGATGGGGATTAGTTTTGTGCCTAAGGTCTTTAAAAATGGGGAATTCCAAGACACCTATGATCGCGACCGTCGGGCTAATCGTGAGAAATCTTACCAGAAGCTGGATACGGAAATGATTGGCTTGGTTAAGAAGAAAAAGAAAAAAATTAAACCGGGCTACAAGAAGAAAATTCAGTGGAAGGTTGATGAAAAACGTAAACGAGAAAGACGAGCGCAAGTCAGAGCCAAGGGCCGTGCCAGTCGTAAAGCTAAAAAGCAGAATTTTTAA
- the nadE gene encoding ammonia-dependent NAD(+) synthetase produces the protein MSLQEAIIKELGVQPHIDPKQEIRRSVDFLKAYLKKHSFLKSYVLGISGGQDSSLAGRLAQMAVEELRSETGEPYKFIAIRLPYGVQADEADAQKALAFIQPDVSLTINIKEAVDGQVAELERAGVKVSDFNKGNIKARQRMITQYAVAGENSGAVIGTDHAAENLTGFFTKFGDGGADILPLFRLDKRQGKQLLAELGADQSLYEKIPTADLEENKPGIADEVALGVTYQDIDDYLEGKRVSSQAQKTIETWWFRGEHKRHLPITVFDDFWKD, from the coding sequence ATGAGTTTACAAGAAGCTATTATTAAAGAATTAGGGGTTCAACCACACATTGACCCCAAGCAAGAAATCAGACGGTCAGTAGATTTTCTCAAGGCTTATTTGAAAAAGCATAGCTTTTTAAAGAGTTATGTATTAGGCATCTCTGGCGGTCAGGATTCCAGCTTGGCCGGTCGTCTGGCTCAAATGGCTGTTGAGGAACTGCGTTCTGAAACAGGTGAACCCTACAAATTTATCGCTATTCGTCTACCTTACGGGGTTCAGGCCGATGAGGCTGATGCTCAAAAGGCTCTGGCCTTTATTCAACCGGATGTTTCGTTGACCATTAATATCAAGGAAGCGGTCGATGGCCAAGTAGCAGAGCTGGAGAGGGCGGGCGTTAAAGTTTCTGATTTCAACAAAGGGAATATCAAGGCCCGCCAACGGATGATTACCCAGTACGCTGTAGCTGGGGAAAATAGCGGAGCGGTTATTGGGACAGATCATGCGGCTGAAAATTTGACCGGCTTCTTTACTAAGTTCGGTGATGGGGGCGCTGATATTTTGCCTCTCTTTCGTCTTGATAAGCGTCAAGGAAAGCAGCTTCTAGCAGAATTGGGTGCTGACCAATCCCTCTATGAAAAAATTCCGACAGCAGATTTGGAAGAAAACAAACCTGGTATTGCTGATGAAGTAGCTCTGGGTGTGACTTATCAGGATATTGATGATTATCTGGAAGGAAAGCGTGTTAGTTCTCAGGCTCAAAAGACGATTGAAACTTGGTGGTTCAGGGGTGAGCACAAGCGCCATCTGCCAATCACTGTCTTTGATGATTTTTGGAAAGATTAA
- a CDS encoding transporter substrate-binding domain-containing protein, whose protein sequence is MKLKNFFLVGLALGLAALTLTACSSKSGGSAKQDIIVATDSDTAPFTFTGKDNKQTGYDIEVMKAIFKGSKKYHLKFETAEFESILPGIDSDRYQIAANDFNYNADRAKKYLFSDPISVSNYAIVTKSGTKYDKLEQLSGKSTEALAGSNYAQTLEDWNKQHPDKEPIKVNYVSGQTGFTSRLQDLDQGKIDFIFYDQISSSYAAKDQGFDFTVSKLQDKVGSNKDGKEYLLFGKTDQGKELQAFVNRRIKTLQKDGTLKKLSQKYFGGDYVSSLK, encoded by the coding sequence ATGAAATTAAAGAACTTTTTTCTAGTTGGCTTGGCACTTGGTCTGGCTGCTTTAACTTTAACAGCTTGTTCGTCTAAATCGGGTGGCTCAGCCAAGCAGGATATCATTGTCGCAACGGATTCTGATACGGCTCCCTTCACCTTCACTGGCAAGGATAATAAGCAAACTGGTTATGATATTGAAGTCATGAAGGCCATTTTTAAGGGTTCAAAGAAGTATCATCTCAAGTTTGAGACAGCCGAATTTGAGTCTATTCTGCCGGGAATCGATTCAGACCGCTACCAAATTGCGGCTAATGATTTCAATTACAATGCTGATCGGGCTAAGAAGTATCTCTTTTCTGATCCAATCTCAGTCTCCAACTATGCTATTGTGACCAAATCTGGCACTAAATATGATAAGTTGGAGCAGCTCTCTGGAAAATCTACCGAAGCATTGGCAGGCTCAAATTATGCCCAGACCCTAGAGGATTGGAATAAACAGCATCCTGATAAAGAGCCAATTAAGGTTAACTATGTCTCTGGTCAAACGGGCTTCACTTCACGCCTTCAGGATTTGGATCAGGGTAAGATTGACTTTATCTTTTATGACCAAATTTCTTCCAGCTATGCAGCTAAGGACCAAGGTTTTGACTTTACGGTCAGCAAATTACAGGATAAAGTCGGCTCTAACAAGGATGGTAAGGAATACCTCCTCTTTGGAAAGACCGATCAAGGTAAAGAGCTGCAAGCCTTTGTCAATCGGCGGATTAAGACCCTCCAAAAAGATGGTACATTGAAGAAATTAAGCCAAAAGTATTTTGGCGGGGACTACGTTTCAAGTCTCAAGTAA
- a CDS encoding DUF4059 family protein produces MLVDIFKFYLQGLFMAVAFVIFAVIVWLSYRALKLKDKTIKERQNALYDGIMMALISIPILSFAFMAIVLMIKS; encoded by the coding sequence ATGTTAGTCGATATTTTTAAATTTTATTTGCAGGGTCTATTTATGGCTGTTGCCTTTGTTATTTTCGCTGTGATTGTCTGGCTGTCCTATCGAGCGCTCAAGTTGAAGGATAAGACGATCAAGGAGCGCCAAAATGCCCTTTATGATGGTATTATGATGGCTTTGATTTCTATTCCCATCCTGTCCTTCGCTTTTATGGCTATTGTTTTGATGATAAAGTCATAA
- a CDS encoding amino acid ABC transporter permease, whose translation MSETNNSQEGLSKFFKTTRGKMAGFFIGLILAILILMQVWGYLIKTGLYDKFVNTLPDGMLFSVRAVFGAIPDILKHLPMTLGLTVWGSIFGLILALLFAIVKINRVPVLYQIQAFFVSFLRGTPILVQLMLTYYGIPLLLRYINMKTHSGWNINNVSPLVFAVVAFAFNEAAYTSETIRAAIQAVDSGEIEAAKSLGMTNTQIYRRVIIPNAAVIATPTLINTLISLTKGTSLAFSAGIIEMFAQAKIIGGRDYRYFERYISVALIYWIVSIVIENIGRYIEKSMEIKSPENISGEEGGLR comes from the coding sequence ATGTCAGAAACGAATAACTCACAAGAAGGACTAAGTAAGTTCTTTAAAACAACTAGAGGGAAAATGGCTGGCTTCTTTATCGGCTTAATTCTTGCTATCCTGATTTTGATGCAGGTCTGGGGCTATCTTATAAAAACAGGTCTCTATGATAAGTTTGTCAATACCTTGCCCGATGGGATGCTCTTTAGCGTACGCGCCGTTTTCGGTGCTATTCCTGATATTTTAAAACATCTGCCAATGACCTTGGGTCTGACTGTCTGGGGCTCTATCTTTGGTTTGATTTTGGCCTTGCTTTTTGCCATTGTCAAAATTAATCGCGTGCCTGTTCTCTATCAAATTCAGGCTTTCTTTGTCAGTTTTTTACGGGGAACACCTATCTTGGTTCAGCTTATGCTGACTTATTATGGGATTCCGCTTTTACTGCGCTATATTAATATGAAGACCCATTCGGGTTGGAATATCAATAATGTCTCTCCTCTGGTCTTTGCGGTTGTAGCTTTTGCCTTTAATGAGGCGGCTTACACCAGTGAGACTATTCGGGCAGCGATTCAGGCAGTTGATTCGGGTGAAATTGAGGCAGCTAAGAGTTTGGGAATGACCAATACGCAGATCTACCGTCGGGTTATTATTCCAAATGCAGCTGTTATTGCAACCCCAACCCTCATCAATACTCTGATTAGTCTGACCAAGGGGACCTCTCTGGCCTTCAGTGCTGGTATTATTGAGATGTTTGCCCAAGCAAAGATTATCGGCGGCCGAGACTATCGCTATTTTGAACGTTACATTTCAGTTGCCCTGATTTATTGGATTGTCAGCATTGTCATTGAAAATATTGGCCGTTATATTGAAAAGAGTATGGAAATTAAATCACCAGAAAATATTTCCGGAGAAGAAGGAGGCTTACGCTAA
- a CDS encoding amino acid ABC transporter ATP-binding protein: MIKIRNLTKTFSGQKVLNGLDLDIEKGQVIALVGASGAGKSTFLRSMNYLEEADSGTIEIDDFKVDFETITKEEILTLRRKLAMVFQQFNLFERRTALDNVKEGLKIVQKMPDKEATALAKEELRKVGLADRENHYPRHLSGGQKQRVALARALAMKPDVLLLDEPTSALDPELVGEVEKSIADAAKTGQTMVLVSHDMNFVAQVADKVLFLEKGKILEQGTPDQLFNHPKEERTKEFFASYKKSYV, from the coding sequence ATGATCAAGATTAGAAATTTGACCAAGACCTTTTCCGGTCAAAAGGTCTTGAATGGCCTCGATCTGGACATTGAAAAGGGGCAGGTTATCGCTCTCGTTGGTGCTTCCGGTGCTGGGAAGTCGACCTTTTTACGCAGCATGAATTACTTGGAAGAAGCGGATTCTGGCACGATTGAGATTGATGATTTCAAGGTGGATTTTGAAACGATTACTAAAGAAGAAATCCTGACTCTGCGCCGCAAATTGGCCATGGTTTTCCAACAGTTTAATCTCTTTGAACGGCGGACGGCTCTGGACAATGTCAAAGAAGGACTCAAGATTGTCCAAAAGATGCCCGACAAGGAAGCGACAGCTCTTGCTAAGGAGGAGTTGCGGAAGGTCGGACTGGCTGACCGAGAGAATCATTATCCTCGCCACCTCTCTGGCGGGCAGAAACAACGGGTAGCCTTGGCAAGGGCTCTTGCGATGAAACCAGATGTTCTCCTTTTGGATGAACCGACTTCGGCTCTAGACCCTGAATTGGTAGGCGAAGTGGAAAAATCCATTGCGGATGCTGCTAAGACTGGTCAAACTATGGTTTTAGTCAGTCATGATATGAATTTTGTTGCTCAGGTGGCTGATAAGGTCCTCTTCCTAGAAAAAGGAAAGATCCTCGAACAGGGGACACCAGATCAACTCTTCAACCATCCGAAAGAGGAAAGAACCAAAGAATTTTTTGCTAGTTACAAAAAATCTTATGTTTGA
- a CDS encoding nicotinate phosphoribosyltransferase: MYADDSLTLHTDLYQLNMMQVYFDKGIHNKRSVFEVFFRKEPFANGYAIFAGLERIIDYLNHLTFSQTDLAYLKDLGYPKDFLDYLENLEMTLSVRSAKEGDLVFANEPIVQIEGPLAQCQLVETAILNIVNYQTLIATKAARIRSVIDDEPLMEFGTRRAQELDAAIWGTRAAVIGGANATSNVRAGKMFGIPVSGTHAHALVQAYGNDYDAFMAYAGTHKDCVFLVDTYDTLRLGVPAAIKAAKKLGDKINFLGVRLDSGDLAYLSKKVRKQLDEAGFPNAHIYASNDLDENTILNLKMQKAKIDVWGVGTKLITAYDQPALGAVYKMVALEDDKGIMQNTIKLSNNAEKVSTPGKKQVWRITSREKGKSEGDYITYDGVDVNEVEELNMFHPTYTYINKTVKNFDAVPLLQDIFKEGSLVYERPSLMAIKDYARKELDHLWDEYKRVLNPQDYPVDLAPDVWQDKMDLIAKMREKANQTQDF, translated from the coding sequence ATGTACGCAGACGACAGTTTAACTTTACATACCGATTTATATCAACTTAATATGATGCAGGTCTATTTCGACAAAGGAATTCACAATAAAAGATCTGTTTTTGAGGTTTTTTTCCGCAAGGAGCCTTTTGCTAATGGCTATGCGATTTTTGCCGGTTTGGAGCGAATTATCGACTATCTCAATCATCTGACCTTTTCACAAACAGATTTGGCTTATTTGAAGGATTTGGGTTATCCTAAGGATTTTTTAGACTACTTGGAAAATCTTGAGATGACCTTGAGCGTCCGTTCGGCTAAGGAGGGGGATTTGGTCTTTGCTAATGAGCCTATCGTGCAAATCGAAGGTCCCTTAGCACAATGTCAGTTAGTTGAGACGGCTATTCTTAATATCGTCAACTATCAAACCTTGATTGCGACCAAGGCCGCTCGGATTCGATCAGTCATTGACGATGAGCCCTTGATGGAATTTGGGACCCGTCGGGCTCAAGAACTGGATGCAGCTATCTGGGGAACTAGGGCTGCAGTCATAGGCGGCGCTAATGCTACTTCCAATGTTCGGGCTGGTAAGATGTTTGGTATCCCAGTTTCCGGAACCCATGCCCATGCCCTAGTTCAAGCCTATGGCAATGACTATGATGCCTTTATGGCTTATGCAGGGACCCATAAAGATTGTGTCTTCTTGGTGGATACCTATGATACTTTGAGGTTAGGCGTACCAGCTGCTATCAAGGCGGCTAAAAAGTTAGGTGATAAAATTAATTTTCTAGGTGTTCGCTTGGATTCGGGAGACTTGGCTTATTTGTCGAAAAAGGTCCGCAAGCAACTGGATGAAGCTGGTTTTCCAAATGCTCATATCTATGCTTCAAATGACCTTGATGAAAATACGATTCTCAACCTTAAGATGCAAAAAGCTAAGATTGATGTTTGGGGTGTCGGCACCAAGTTAATTACAGCCTATGATCAACCAGCTCTAGGGGCTGTTTACAAGATGGTCGCTTTAGAGGATGACAAGGGCATCATGCAAAATACTATTAAGCTGTCCAACAATGCTGAGAAGGTTTCAACGCCTGGTAAAAAGCAGGTTTGGCGGATTACTAGCCGCGAGAAGGGCAAATCTGAAGGTGATTACATCACCTATGATGGTGTTGATGTCAATGAGGTTGAGGAATTGAACATGTTCCATCCAACCTATACCTATATCAATAAGACCGTTAAAAACTTTGATGCTGTTCCCCTTCTGCAGGACATCTTTAAGGAGGGGAGCTTGGTCTACGAACGGCCGAGCTTGATGGCAATCAAGGATTACGCTAGGAAAGAGCTGGATCATCTCTGGGATGAATATAAGCGGGTCCTCAATCCGCAGGATTATCCAGTTGATTTAGCTCCTGATGTTTGGCAAGACAAGATGGACTTGATTGCTAAAATGCGGGAAAAAGCCAATCAAACTCAGGATTTTTAG
- a CDS encoding amino acid permease, translating into MSEQRTNGADVETTKNGMDRGLTNRHVQIIAIAGTIGTGLFLGAGKSIHLTGPSIVLVYIITGIFMYLMMRGIGEMLFQDPDQHTFINFITKYLGQGWGYFAGWSYWISLVLLGMAELTAIAKYVQYFIPSAPSWLIQLVFLLILCGVNVVAVAVFGEVEFWFGMIKIIAILALIATAIFMVLTGFQTPVGHASLTNIFHGFKFFPLGIDHFFMAFQMVFFAYQAIEFVGITTSETKNPREVLPKAVHAIPSRIMFFYVGALIAIMSIFPWRQLPDDQSPFVMVFKLAGVNWAAALINFVVLTAAASSLNSMLYSSGRHLYQLARETPALDRYKLNRLSRTNVPQNAIFTSAGFMVIAAILSVVPWISDSFTVITSSSSGVYIAIYALTMLAHLRYRKSQDFMANGFLMPAYKVLNPLTIAFFGFIYLSLFLQQSTFIGAVGSTLWILVMGTICQMVTRKNTIK; encoded by the coding sequence ATGTCAGAACAACGTACAAACGGGGCAGATGTCGAAACGACGAAAAATGGTATGGATCGGGGATTGACCAACCGTCATGTCCAGATTATCGCCATTGCCGGAACCATTGGGACAGGGCTCTTTCTGGGAGCTGGGAAGTCCATTCACCTGACGGGGCCTTCCATTGTCTTGGTTTATATCATCACAGGAATTTTTATGTACCTGATGATGCGAGGAATTGGGGAGATGCTTTTCCAAGATCCCGACCAACATACCTTTATTAACTTTATTACCAAGTACTTGGGACAGGGCTGGGGCTATTTCGCTGGCTGGTCCTACTGGATATCCTTGGTACTCTTAGGGATGGCAGAGTTGACTGCCATTGCTAAATATGTTCAATACTTCATTCCCAGCGCTCCCAGTTGGCTGATTCAGTTGGTCTTTCTCTTGATCCTCTGCGGAGTCAATGTTGTCGCCGTAGCTGTCTTTGGTGAGGTGGAGTTCTGGTTTGGGATGATTAAGATCATTGCTATTCTAGCCTTGATTGCAACAGCTATTTTTATGGTGCTGACTGGCTTTCAGACTCCGGTTGGCCACGCTAGTCTCACCAATATTTTCCATGGTTTTAAGTTTTTCCCTTTAGGAATTGATCATTTTTTTATGGCCTTCCAAATGGTCTTCTTCGCCTATCAGGCCATTGAGTTTGTCGGAATTACAACATCTGAAACCAAGAACCCTAGAGAGGTTCTGCCTAAGGCGGTTCATGCCATTCCAAGTCGGATTATGTTCTTCTATGTAGGAGCCCTGATTGCTATTATGTCAATCTTTCCTTGGAGACAGCTACCTGATGACCAATCTCCTTTTGTTATGGTATTTAAGCTAGCCGGTGTCAACTGGGCAGCAGCCTTGATTAACTTTGTGGTTTTGACAGCGGCAGCTTCCTCCCTCAATTCCATGCTCTATTCCAGCGGTCGTCATCTCTACCAATTGGCCAGAGAAACGCCTGCCTTGGATCGCTACAAACTTAACCGTTTGTCTCGAACCAATGTTCCGCAAAATGCTATTTTTACCTCAGCTGGATTTATGGTTATTGCGGCTATTCTCAGCGTAGTTCCATGGATTTCCGATAGTTTTACCGTTATCACCTCATCTTCTTCAGGGGTTTACATTGCCATTTATGCGCTGACTATGCTGGCCCATTTGCGCTATCGCAAGTCGCAAGACTTTATGGCGAATGGCTTCCTCATGCCAGCCTATAAGGTGCTCAACCCCTTGACTATTGCCTTCTTTGGCTTCATCTATCTGTCGCTCTTCCTGCAACAGTCAACCTTTATCGGAGCAGTCGGCTCGACCCTTTGGATTTTAGTCATGGGGACTATTTGTCAGATGGTTACGCGTAAGAATACTATAAAATAA